One Podarcis muralis chromosome 1, rPodMur119.hap1.1, whole genome shotgun sequence genomic window carries:
- the BAZ1A gene encoding bromodomain adjacent to zinc finger domain protein 1A isoform X3, producing MPLLHRKPFVREKPPADLRPDEHVFYCKVTNEIFRNYDDFFERTILCNSLVWSCAVTGKPGLTYQEALESEKKALQNLQNFPEPLIVPVLYLVTLTQRSRLHEVCDDIFAYIKDRYFVGEIVAVLRNNGERLQCKILEVKAPVHQNGMANGHVNNSDGVTIVISDSDDSDLDTSSAQNGKEKAITEASLFKYKVKPIKKQLYESVTVKASQICRRKHLFSRDRLKLFLKQHCESYDGIVKIKAISVAKYKIAEQNFSYLFPDDPPTFVFSPSNRRRRRPPKMASDDHEDFVAKEQFSPRNASSAAKERARLQKEKDEMRAMEKLKREKTTAIESKKKEREDKEKRKEELKKIVEEERLKKKEERERLKIEKEKEREKLREEKRKYLEHLKQWSKRREDMECDDLKELPVPTPVKTRLPPEIFGDAVMVLEFLHAFGELFDLQDEFPDGVTLEVLEEALVGNDSEGPLCELLFFFLTAIFQAMAEEEEEVAKDQIADAETKDLTEALDEDADPTKSALSAVATLAAAWPQLHQGCNLKNLDLDSCTLSEILRLHILASGADVTSANAKYRYQKRGGFDATDDACMELRLSNPGLLKKLSCTSVYDLSSGEKMKILHALCGKLLTLVSTRDFIEDSVDVLRQAKQEFRELKAEQHRKEREAAAERIRKKKEERLKGQELKMKEKQEKLKEEQKNPAIDVSIGEEEREELDTSTESKETESKEQDLDAMTDEEDDIVPNKKRRGGRRQNGFKDLARQIETTGEKREPLTPEEEEALKQEQQAKERELTEKIQKATACTNISPLGRDRLYRRYWVFPSVPGLFVEEDYSGLTEDMLLPRPSSFQNNVQSHIADKSQTATKTSESLKTESTSNSHQDFHTGATVQVSLPIHKPNRWCFYSSQEQLNQLLAALNSRGYRESALKEILLQEKNRISKQLDSFAVEKFHISEKPQNESKLYPVRGKTQNTYDAAPMSAEKQLELRLRDFLLDIEDRIYQGTLGCIKVADRQTWRTALESGQYELLNDENKENGIMKTVTDDVEEMEVDNQARGIARDRLIVLKPEPRSTASTNTSTPQPVNNVVHYLASALLQIQQGIERKFLKAPLDASDGGRSHKTVLDRWRESLLSSASLSQVFLHLSTLERSVIWSKSILNARCKMCRKKGDAECMVLCDVCDRGYHIYCIRPKLKVVPDGDWFCPECRPKQRSRRLSSRQRPSVESDEEAEEQVEEEEDETSYEDTGHSEEEGDEDEEDEDNSDSQEEDDESLSKSRKPQVKLALRTRAAKLATSISGQYSQRQSTGRYSSRSQQNTPKQTGFASKATGKGIRKTRSAPSSVAKSSRLSSRTTRQNRDLLQADTFIELTSPQRRRRGRKTADNTPESSPSSSLGFRIVDATDSKEKKSSPIPIVKNSPQDTEPKKRGRKRLSTEPSPMPLNRRSSGRQGGVHELSAFEQLVVELVRHDDSWPFMKLVSKIQVPDYYDIIKKPIALNIIREKVNKCEYKLASEFIEDIELMFSNCFEYNPRNTSEAKAGTRLQDFFRVQAHKLGLPLTSSYMDRAAPAAKKSRI from the exons TGACTTTTTTGAACGAACCATTCTGTGTAATAGCCTTGTGTGGAGTTGTGCTGTTACTGGTAAACCTGGACTCACCTATCAAGAAGCACTAGAATCAGAAAAGAAAGCCCTACAAAATCTCCAGAACTTTCCAGAGCCACTTATTGTTCCAGTTCTATACTTAGTTACCCTCACTCAGCGCTCACGACTTCATGAAGTTTGTGATGACATCTTTGCTTATATCAAGGACCGTTATTTTGTTGGTGAAATTGTTGCAGTACTTAGGAATAATGGTGAAAG ACTGCAGTGTAAGATTTTGGAAGTTAAAGCACCAGTGCATCAAAATGGAATGGCTAATGGCCACGTTAACAATTCTGATGGAGTCACTATCGTTATTAGTGATAGTGATGATTCAGACTTGGATACCAGTTCTGCACAAAATGG gaaggaaaaagccaTAACTGAAGCCTCCTTGTTCAAGTACAAAGTGAAGCCTATTAAGAAACAATTGTATGAATCTGTTACAGTGAAAGCATCTCAGATATG CCGGAGGAAACATCTATTTTCTCGTGACAGACTGAAGCTCTTTTTGAAGCAACACTGTGAATCGTATGATGGCATTGTTAAAATTAAG GCAATATCAGTTGCAAAATACAAGATAGCAGAACAGAATTTTTCCTACCTCTTTCCTGAtgatccacccacttttgtcttcaGTCCTTCAAACAGACGGCGAAGGAGACCTCCAAAGATGGCATCTGATGATCAT GAGGATTTCGTTGCAAAAGAGCAGTTTAGTCCTAGAAATGCAAGCAGTGCAGCAAAAGAAAGGGCAAgactccaaaaagaaaaagacgaAATGAGAGCCATGG aaaaattgaaAAGAGAAAAGACAACTGCTATAGAAtccaagaagaaagaaagagaagataaggaaaaaaggaaggaagaacttaagaagattgtggaagaagaaaggctgaagaagaaagaagagagagagcgactcaaaatagaaaaagaaaag GAAAGAGAAAAGCTTCGTGAAGAGAAAAGGAAATACCTGGAACATCTAAAACAATGGAGTAAGCGTAGAGAAGACATGGAATGTGATGATCTTAAG GAACTTCCAGTTCCAACTCCAGTGAAAACCAGACTACCTCCTGAGATCTTTGGTGATGCTGTCATGGTCTTGGAGTTTCTCCATGCTTTTGGTGAACTCTTTGATCTTCAAGATGAGTTTCCTGACGGAGTGACTTTAG AGGTTTTAGAGGAAGCTCTTGTTGGAAATGACAGTGAAGGTCCACTATGTGAAttgctgtttttcttcttgacgGCCATTTTTCAAGCcatggctgaagaagaagaagaagtggccaAAGACCAAATAGCTGATGCTGAGACCAAAG ATTTAACAGAGGCTTTGGATGAAGATGCAGACCCCACAAAATCTGCACTATCTGCAGTTGCAACTTTGGCAGCTGCATGGCCCCAGTTACATCAGG GTTGCAATTTGAAAAACTTGGATCTTGATAGCTGCACTCTTTCTGAGATTCTCAGACTTCATATCCTAGCATCAGGTGCAGATGTAACATCAGCCAATGCTAAATATCGTTACCAGAAGCGAGGAGGATTTGATGCTACAGATGATGCTTGCATGGAGCTAAGACTGAGTAATCCTGGGTTGTTGAAGAAACTCTCGTGTACTTCCGTGTATGATCTATCATCGG GGGAGAAGATGAAGATTCTTCATGCCCTCTGTGGGAAGCTTTTGACTCTTGTTTCTACTCGAGACTTCATTGAGGACTCTGTTGATGTATTACGACAGGCAAAACAAGAATTCAGAGAGTTAAAAGCAGAACAGCACCggaaagaaagagaagctgcAGCAGAAAG AATCcgcaagaaaaaagaagaaagactaAAAGGACAAGAACTAAAGATGAAAGAGAAgcaagagaaactgaaagaagaGCAGAAAAATCCTGCAATTGACGTTTCAATTGG TGAGGAGGAGCGGGAAGAGCTTGATACAAGCACAGAGAGCAAAGAAACTGAATCAAAGGAGCAAGACTTAGATGCTATGACAGATGAGGAAGATGACATTGTGCCAAACAAAAAGAGAAGAGGAG GAAGAAGACAGAATGGCTTTAAAGATCTGGCAAGGCAAATAGAGACAACTGGTGAAAAACGTGAGCCACTCACTCCAGAGGAGGAAGAAGCTTTAAAACAGGAACAGCAAGCAAAAGAAAGGGAACTTACAGAAAAGATTCAGAAAGCCACAGCCTGTACAAATATCTCTCCTTTGGGCCGGGACCGCCTATACCGACGCTACTGGGTTTTCCCATCTGTTCCAGGATTATTTGTGGAAGAAGACTATTCTGGTCTTACAGAAGATATGTTGTTGCCTCGGCCGTCTTCATTTCAAAATAATGTACAGAGTCACATTGCAGATAAATCTCAGACTGCTACTAAAACTTCAGAGTCTTTGAAGACAGAATCTACCTCTAACAGTCACCAAGATTTCCATACTGGTGCTACTGTGCAAGTGTCGTTGCCAATACATAAGCCAAACCGGTGGTGCTTTTACAGTTCTCAGGAACAACTGAACCAACTTCTAGCAGCTCTCAATTCCAGAGGATACAGGGAAAGTGCCTTAAAGGAAATTCTTTTGCAGGAAAAAAACAGAATATCTAAACAACTGGACAGTTTTGCTGTAGAAAAATTCCATATTTCAG AGAAACCTCAAAATGAAAGCAAGTTGTATCCAGTACGTgggaaaacacagaatacatatgATGCAGCTCCGATGTCTGCAGAAAAGCAGCTTGAATTGAGGCTCAGAGACTTTCTTTTGGATATTGAAGACAGAATCTATCAAGGAACTTTGGGCTGTATTAAG GTAGCAGACAGGCAAACTTGGAGGACAGCCTTAGAAAGTGGGCAATACGAGTTACTAAatgatgaaaacaaagaaaatggTATAATGAAAACTGTGACTGATGACgtagaagagatggaagtagATAATCAAGCAAGAGGTATTGCAAGAGACAG ATTGATTGTATTAAAACCTGAACCTAGAAGCACCGCTTCAACTAATACAAGCACTCCGCAGCCCGTGAATAATGTTGTCCATTACTTGGCATCAGCACTGCTTCAAATACAGCAAGGCATTGAACGTAAATTCCTCAAAGCTCCACTTG ATGCCAGCGATGGTGGCCGTTCACATAAAACAGTCTTGGACCGTTGGAGAGAATCACTTCTGTCTTCTGCTAGCCTCTCTCAAGTCTTCCTCCACCTCTCAACACTAGAGCGAAGTGTAATCTGGTCCAAATCTATCTTAAATGCTCGCTGCAAAATGTGCAGAAAGAAAGGAGATGCTGAATGCATGGTGCTGTGTGATGTCTGTGATCGAGGCTATCACATTTACTGTATAAGACCAAAGCTCAAG GTTGTTCCCGATGGAGACTGGTTTTGCCCAGAATGTCGACCAAAGCAGCGTTCCAGACGCCTCTCATCCCGACAGAGACCTTCTGTGGAAAGTGATGAAGAGGCCGAAGAACAGgttgaagaggaggaagatgaaacCAGTTATGAAGATACTGGACATAGTGAGGAAGAAGGtgatgaagatgaagaggatGAGGACAACTCTGATTCTCAAGAAGAGGATGATGAAAG CTTATCCAAATCAAGAAAACCTCAAGTAAAACTTGCTTTAAGAACAAGAGCTGCAAAACTTGCAACCAGCATCTCAGGTCAATACAGCCAGCGTCAGAGTACTGGAAGATACAGTTCCCGGAGTCAGCAGAATACACCTAAGCAAACCGGATTTGCAAGTAAAGCTACTGGGAAGGGCATAAGAAAGACAAGGTCTGCTCCTTCATCAGTAGCAAAATCATCAAGACTTAGCAGCCGTACAACTCGCCAGAATCGAGATTTGCTACAAGCAGACACATTTATAGAGTTGACCAGTCCCCAGAGGCGACGCCGAGGAAGGAAGACAGCAGATAATACTCCAGAGAGTAGTCCTTCCAGTTCTCTCGGCTTCAGAATTGTTGATGCTACAgattcaaaggaaaagaaaagttcTCCCATTCCTATTGTAAAAAATTCTCCTCAAGACACAGAGCCCAAAAAGAGGGGTAGGAAACGACTATCTACAG AGCCGTCTCCAATGCCTTTGAATAGGAGAAGTTCAGGACGTCAGGGTGGAGTTCATGAACTGTCTGCGTTTGAGCAGCTTGTTGTGGAATTGGTGCGTCACGATGACAGCTGGCCTTTTATGAAACTAGTGTCCAAAATCCAG GTACCAGACTACTATGATATTATCAAAAAACCTATTGCCTTAAACATAATCCGTGAAAAAGTCAACAAATGTGAATACAAACTAGCTT CAGAATTCATTGAAGACATTGAActgatgttttcaaactgctttgAGTATAACCCACGCAATACAAGTGAAGCAAAGGCTGGAACAAGACTTCAGGATTTTTTCCGTGTTCAGGCTCACAAGCTTGGACTTCCTCTTACTTCTAGTTACATGGACCGTGCTGCTCCAGCAGCCAAAAAATCCCGAATCTAA
- the BAZ1A gene encoding bromodomain adjacent to zinc finger domain protein 1A isoform X6, whose product MPLLHRKPFVREKPPADLRPDEHVFYCKVTNEIFRNYDDFFERTILCNSLVWSCAVTGKPGLTYQEALESEKKALQNLQNFPEPLIVPVLYLVTLTQRSRLHEVCDDIFAYIKDRYFVGEIVAVLRNNGERLQCKILEVKAPVHQNGMANGHVNNSDGVTIVISDSDDSDLDTSSAQNGKEKAITEASLFKYKVKPIKKQLYESVTVKASQICRRKHLFSRDRLKLFLKQHCESYDGIVKIKAISVAKYKIAEQNFSYLFPDDPPTFVFSPSNRRRRRPPKMASDDHEDFVAKEQFSPRNASSAAKERARLQKEKDEMRAMEKLKREKTTAIESKKKEREDKEKRKEELKKIVEEERLKKKEERERLKIEKEKEREKLREEKRKYLEHLKQWSKRREDMECDDLKELPVPTPVKTRLPPEIFGDAVMVLEFLHAFGELFDLQDEFPDGVTLEVLEEALVGNDSEGPLCELLFFFLTAIFQAMAEEEEEVAKDQIADAETKDLTEALDEDADPTKSALSAVATLAAAWPQLHQGCNLKNLDLDSCTLSEILRLHILASGADVTSANAKYRYQKRGGFDATDDACMELRLSNPGLLKKLSCTSVYDLSSGEKMKILHALCGKLLTLVSTRDFIEDSVDVLRQAKQEFRELKAEQHRKEREAAAERIRKKKEERLKGQELKMKEKQEKLKEEQKNPAIDVSIGEEEREELDTSTESKETESKEQDLDAMTDEEDDIVPNKKRRGGRRQNGFKDLARQIETTGEKREPLTPEEEEALKQEQQAKERELTEKIQKATACTNISPLGRDRLYRRYWVFPSVPGLFVEEDYSGLTEDMLLPRPSSFQNNVQSHIADKSQTATKTSESLKTESTSNSHQDFHTGATVQVSLPIHKPNRWCFYSSQEQLNQLLAALNSRGYRESALKEILLQEKNRISKQLDSFAVEKFHISEKPQNESKLYPVRGKTQNTYDAAPMSAEKQLELRLRDFLLDIEDRIYQGTLGCIKVADRQTWRTALESGQYELLNDENKENGIMKTVTDDVEEMEVDNQARGIARDRLIVLKPEPRSTASTNTSTPQPVNNVVHYLASALLQIQQGIERKFLKAPLGDAEDNKRDQKGDKRRKREDQPSQKDDASDGGRSHKTVLDRWRESLLSSASLSQVFLHLSTLERSVIWSKSILNARCKMCRKKGDAECMVLCDVCDRGYHIYCIRPKLKVVPDGDWFCPECRPKQRSRRLSSRQRPSVESDEEAEEQVEEEEDETSYEDTGHSEEEGDEDEEDEDNSDSQEEDDESLSKSRKPQVKLALRTRAAKLATSISGQYSQRQSTGRYSSRSQQNTPKQTGFASKATGKGIRKTRSAPSSVAKSSRLSSRTTRQNRDLLQADTFIELTSPQRRRRGRKTADNTPESSPSSSLGFRIVDATDSKEKKSSPIPIVKNSPQDTEPKKRGRKRLSTEPSPMPLNRRSSGRQGGVHELSAFEQLVVELVRHDDSWPFMKLVSKIQVPDYYDIIKKPIALNIIREKVNKCEYKLA is encoded by the exons TGACTTTTTTGAACGAACCATTCTGTGTAATAGCCTTGTGTGGAGTTGTGCTGTTACTGGTAAACCTGGACTCACCTATCAAGAAGCACTAGAATCAGAAAAGAAAGCCCTACAAAATCTCCAGAACTTTCCAGAGCCACTTATTGTTCCAGTTCTATACTTAGTTACCCTCACTCAGCGCTCACGACTTCATGAAGTTTGTGATGACATCTTTGCTTATATCAAGGACCGTTATTTTGTTGGTGAAATTGTTGCAGTACTTAGGAATAATGGTGAAAG ACTGCAGTGTAAGATTTTGGAAGTTAAAGCACCAGTGCATCAAAATGGAATGGCTAATGGCCACGTTAACAATTCTGATGGAGTCACTATCGTTATTAGTGATAGTGATGATTCAGACTTGGATACCAGTTCTGCACAAAATGG gaaggaaaaagccaTAACTGAAGCCTCCTTGTTCAAGTACAAAGTGAAGCCTATTAAGAAACAATTGTATGAATCTGTTACAGTGAAAGCATCTCAGATATG CCGGAGGAAACATCTATTTTCTCGTGACAGACTGAAGCTCTTTTTGAAGCAACACTGTGAATCGTATGATGGCATTGTTAAAATTAAG GCAATATCAGTTGCAAAATACAAGATAGCAGAACAGAATTTTTCCTACCTCTTTCCTGAtgatccacccacttttgtcttcaGTCCTTCAAACAGACGGCGAAGGAGACCTCCAAAGATGGCATCTGATGATCAT GAGGATTTCGTTGCAAAAGAGCAGTTTAGTCCTAGAAATGCAAGCAGTGCAGCAAAAGAAAGGGCAAgactccaaaaagaaaaagacgaAATGAGAGCCATGG aaaaattgaaAAGAGAAAAGACAACTGCTATAGAAtccaagaagaaagaaagagaagataaggaaaaaaggaaggaagaacttaagaagattgtggaagaagaaaggctgaagaagaaagaagagagagagcgactcaaaatagaaaaagaaaag GAAAGAGAAAAGCTTCGTGAAGAGAAAAGGAAATACCTGGAACATCTAAAACAATGGAGTAAGCGTAGAGAAGACATGGAATGTGATGATCTTAAG GAACTTCCAGTTCCAACTCCAGTGAAAACCAGACTACCTCCTGAGATCTTTGGTGATGCTGTCATGGTCTTGGAGTTTCTCCATGCTTTTGGTGAACTCTTTGATCTTCAAGATGAGTTTCCTGACGGAGTGACTTTAG AGGTTTTAGAGGAAGCTCTTGTTGGAAATGACAGTGAAGGTCCACTATGTGAAttgctgtttttcttcttgacgGCCATTTTTCAAGCcatggctgaagaagaagaagaagtggccaAAGACCAAATAGCTGATGCTGAGACCAAAG ATTTAACAGAGGCTTTGGATGAAGATGCAGACCCCACAAAATCTGCACTATCTGCAGTTGCAACTTTGGCAGCTGCATGGCCCCAGTTACATCAGG GTTGCAATTTGAAAAACTTGGATCTTGATAGCTGCACTCTTTCTGAGATTCTCAGACTTCATATCCTAGCATCAGGTGCAGATGTAACATCAGCCAATGCTAAATATCGTTACCAGAAGCGAGGAGGATTTGATGCTACAGATGATGCTTGCATGGAGCTAAGACTGAGTAATCCTGGGTTGTTGAAGAAACTCTCGTGTACTTCCGTGTATGATCTATCATCGG GGGAGAAGATGAAGATTCTTCATGCCCTCTGTGGGAAGCTTTTGACTCTTGTTTCTACTCGAGACTTCATTGAGGACTCTGTTGATGTATTACGACAGGCAAAACAAGAATTCAGAGAGTTAAAAGCAGAACAGCACCggaaagaaagagaagctgcAGCAGAAAG AATCcgcaagaaaaaagaagaaagactaAAAGGACAAGAACTAAAGATGAAAGAGAAgcaagagaaactgaaagaagaGCAGAAAAATCCTGCAATTGACGTTTCAATTGG TGAGGAGGAGCGGGAAGAGCTTGATACAAGCACAGAGAGCAAAGAAACTGAATCAAAGGAGCAAGACTTAGATGCTATGACAGATGAGGAAGATGACATTGTGCCAAACAAAAAGAGAAGAGGAG GAAGAAGACAGAATGGCTTTAAAGATCTGGCAAGGCAAATAGAGACAACTGGTGAAAAACGTGAGCCACTCACTCCAGAGGAGGAAGAAGCTTTAAAACAGGAACAGCAAGCAAAAGAAAGGGAACTTACAGAAAAGATTCAGAAAGCCACAGCCTGTACAAATATCTCTCCTTTGGGCCGGGACCGCCTATACCGACGCTACTGGGTTTTCCCATCTGTTCCAGGATTATTTGTGGAAGAAGACTATTCTGGTCTTACAGAAGATATGTTGTTGCCTCGGCCGTCTTCATTTCAAAATAATGTACAGAGTCACATTGCAGATAAATCTCAGACTGCTACTAAAACTTCAGAGTCTTTGAAGACAGAATCTACCTCTAACAGTCACCAAGATTTCCATACTGGTGCTACTGTGCAAGTGTCGTTGCCAATACATAAGCCAAACCGGTGGTGCTTTTACAGTTCTCAGGAACAACTGAACCAACTTCTAGCAGCTCTCAATTCCAGAGGATACAGGGAAAGTGCCTTAAAGGAAATTCTTTTGCAGGAAAAAAACAGAATATCTAAACAACTGGACAGTTTTGCTGTAGAAAAATTCCATATTTCAG AGAAACCTCAAAATGAAAGCAAGTTGTATCCAGTACGTgggaaaacacagaatacatatgATGCAGCTCCGATGTCTGCAGAAAAGCAGCTTGAATTGAGGCTCAGAGACTTTCTTTTGGATATTGAAGACAGAATCTATCAAGGAACTTTGGGCTGTATTAAG GTAGCAGACAGGCAAACTTGGAGGACAGCCTTAGAAAGTGGGCAATACGAGTTACTAAatgatgaaaacaaagaaaatggTATAATGAAAACTGTGACTGATGACgtagaagagatggaagtagATAATCAAGCAAGAGGTATTGCAAGAGACAG ATTGATTGTATTAAAACCTGAACCTAGAAGCACCGCTTCAACTAATACAAGCACTCCGCAGCCCGTGAATAATGTTGTCCATTACTTGGCATCAGCACTGCTTCAAATACAGCAAGGCATTGAACGTAAATTCCTCAAAGCTCCACTTG GTGATGCAGAAGACAATAAAAGAGACCAAAAAGGGGATAAAAGGAGGAAAAGAGAAGATCAGCCTAGTCAGAAAGATG ATGCCAGCGATGGTGGCCGTTCACATAAAACAGTCTTGGACCGTTGGAGAGAATCACTTCTGTCTTCTGCTAGCCTCTCTCAAGTCTTCCTCCACCTCTCAACACTAGAGCGAAGTGTAATCTGGTCCAAATCTATCTTAAATGCTCGCTGCAAAATGTGCAGAAAGAAAGGAGATGCTGAATGCATGGTGCTGTGTGATGTCTGTGATCGAGGCTATCACATTTACTGTATAAGACCAAAGCTCAAG GTTGTTCCCGATGGAGACTGGTTTTGCCCAGAATGTCGACCAAAGCAGCGTTCCAGACGCCTCTCATCCCGACAGAGACCTTCTGTGGAAAGTGATGAAGAGGCCGAAGAACAGgttgaagaggaggaagatgaaacCAGTTATGAAGATACTGGACATAGTGAGGAAGAAGGtgatgaagatgaagaggatGAGGACAACTCTGATTCTCAAGAAGAGGATGATGAAAG CTTATCCAAATCAAGAAAACCTCAAGTAAAACTTGCTTTAAGAACAAGAGCTGCAAAACTTGCAACCAGCATCTCAGGTCAATACAGCCAGCGTCAGAGTACTGGAAGATACAGTTCCCGGAGTCAGCAGAATACACCTAAGCAAACCGGATTTGCAAGTAAAGCTACTGGGAAGGGCATAAGAAAGACAAGGTCTGCTCCTTCATCAGTAGCAAAATCATCAAGACTTAGCAGCCGTACAACTCGCCAGAATCGAGATTTGCTACAAGCAGACACATTTATAGAGTTGACCAGTCCCCAGAGGCGACGCCGAGGAAGGAAGACAGCAGATAATACTCCAGAGAGTAGTCCTTCCAGTTCTCTCGGCTTCAGAATTGTTGATGCTACAgattcaaaggaaaagaaaagttcTCCCATTCCTATTGTAAAAAATTCTCCTCAAGACACAGAGCCCAAAAAGAGGGGTAGGAAACGACTATCTACAG AGCCGTCTCCAATGCCTTTGAATAGGAGAAGTTCAGGACGTCAGGGTGGAGTTCATGAACTGTCTGCGTTTGAGCAGCTTGTTGTGGAATTGGTGCGTCACGATGACAGCTGGCCTTTTATGAAACTAGTGTCCAAAATCCAG GTACCAGACTACTATGATATTATCAAAAAACCTATTGCCTTAAACATAATCCGTGAAAAAGTCAACAAATGTGAATACAAACTAGCTT AA